The genomic interval aaacagacgaaagaaatggcccaacccacccccatacacatgtatatacatacgtccacacacgcaaatatacatacctacacacctttccatggtttaccccagacgcttcacatgccctgattcaatccactgacagcacgtcaaccccggtataccacatcgatccaattcactctattccttgccctcctttcactctcctgcatgttcaggccccgatcacacaaaatctttttcactccatctttccacctccaatttggtctcccacttttcctcgttccctccacctccgacacatatatcctcttggtcaatctttcctcactcattctctccatgtgcccaaaccatttcaaaacaccctcttctgctctctcaaccacgctctttttatttccgtacaactctcttacccttacgttatttactggatcaaaccacctcacaccacacattgtcctcaaacatctcatttccagcacatccatcctcctgcgcacaactctatccatagcccacgcctcgcaaccatacaacattgttggaaccactatgccttcaaacatacccatttttgctttccgagataatgttctcgacttccacacattcttcaaggctcccagggttttcgtcccctcccccaccctatgatccacttccgcttccatggttccatccgctgccagatccactcccagatatctaaaacactttacttcctcaagtttttctccattcaaacttacctcccaattgacttgaccctcaaccctactgtacctaataaccttgctcttattcacatttactcttaactttcttctttcacacactttaccaaactcagtcaccagcttctgcagtttctcacatgaatcagccaccagcgctgtatcatcagcgaacaacaactgactcacttcccaagctctctcatccccaacagacttcatacttgcccctctttccaaaactcttgcatttacctccctaacaaccccatccataaagaaattaaacaaccatggagacatcacacacccctgccgcaaacctacattcactgagaaccaatcactttcctctcttcctacacgtacacatgccttacatcctcgataaaaacttttcactgcttttaacaacttgcctcccacaccatatattcttaataccttccacagagcatctctatcaactctatcatatgccttctccagatccataaatgctacatacaaatccatttccttttctaagtatttctcacatacattcttcaaagcaaacacctgatccacacatcctctaccacttctgaaaccacactgctcttccccagtctgatgctctgtacatgccttcaccatctcaattaataccctcccatatgatttaccaggaatactcaacaaacttatacctctgtaatttgagcactcactcttaccccctttgcctttgtacaatggcactatgcacgcattcctccaatcctcaggcacctcaccatgagtcatacatacattaaataaccttaccaaccagtcaataatatagtcacccccttttttaataaattccactgcaataccatccaaacctgctgccttgccggctttcatcttccgcaaagcttttacttcctcttctctgtttaccaaatcattttccctaaccctctcactttgcacaccacctcgaccaaaacaccctatatctgccactctatcatcaaacacattcaacaaaccttcaaaatactcactccatctccttctcacatcaccactacttgttatcacctcccatttgcgcccttcactgaagttcccacttgctcccttgtcttacgcactttatttacctccttccagaacatctttttattctccctaaaattcaatgatactctctcaccccaactctcatttgccctctttttcacctcttgcacctttctcttgacctcctgtctctttcttttatacatctcccactcaattgcattttttccctgcaaaaatcgtccaaatgcctctctcttctctttcactaataatcttacttcttcatcccaccactcactacccctttctaatcaacccacctcccactcttctcatgccacaagcatctttttcgcaatccatcactgattccctaaatacatcccattcctcccccactccccttacttccattgttctcacctttttccatatatatagtgtgtgtgtgtgtgtgtgtgtgtgtgtgtgtgtgtgtgtgtgtgtgtaaatgagattATCGAATGAACAGTGTCGGCATCATTTAACCTGACAAATGCAAGAAAGTTGTTTAGCCAAAATCTTTTTGTAAACGTTAATAGTTATCGAATTTTGAAACGTCATTAAGCCAAGAGCTGCGTCATTCAATTCATATAGAGTCATTAAATCCATGTTTATTCTTAACATATTTAGTGTTGTTTAGGTTACATGACTAACTGTTTCGTCTCccatcttttatttttctaaatccTTCATATTTCTCGATTGAAAGAAAATTTATAAAAGAAGTTGCATGTTGCAGTATTTTTTTGAACCTTTGAGATTATTTCAGGTTCAGCTGTGTTCTTCTTCAGCTGCGTTCTTCCTGAAAACAGGTCGCTTATAGAGATATCATATATTGTGCAGGTCTTAATAACCCTAACATCAACATCCCCAGAATTTCTAATAAAGTGGTTAAAACTACCCTGTCCAGCAATGGAGAATGGTCAAATGTCAAATCTGCGAGTCGTCTACAGGAGGGTAATTAATACTTACATTTTCTCTTGTTGCTGGAGCTGTCCAAGCTGGCGCGCGTCTCCAACAACAAGTCAAGGAAATCTCCACGTGAATGGCCCTTCAGTCTGGCAGCAATCGTTTCTTCAACCACTTCCTTGAAGAAAATCGTTTCAGAAGGGTTTAAATTTAGATTTAGTATTCTGGATAAAGTTGGGAAGTTTAATGAaaccatcatttttattattttcgtAGCGGGGAACGCAAAGAAGGTTGAAGCAATCTTCGCAAATTCGGCATTCTGGTCTTCAAAAGAGTTACATTCAATTCCAAACGCACAGATGGCGATGGTGTCCATAGTAAACCGTCCGAAGTTGTCCTTCAAATCAACGTATGGTTGTGTAGCTGCCTGTTTAAGTGAGAAAGACACGAGGACGTCGGCATTGTCACAGATTAGAGGGAACATACCACGTATCTTGCCCGAAGTAAATGTTGGCGACATAATGTTTCGTAGATTCTTCCAGTCTTCTCCTGCCTTCACACTCAGCATATCGTTCATTAATTTATCAGGTTCGTTTGGTAATTTAAATGTCCGACGATCTGTGAAGTGGTCAAAGTCCTTCACAAAGATATGCTTGAGAATATCTGGGTCACCGATCATCAGAACTGGGGTGAGTATTTCGTATATCCCACAGAAGCTCGATCCTCCATACTTGGTGTAAGCCTTCAGGAAGAGAAGATGTGTTTAACATGTAAATACACATGAAACTTTCAATGCACTTCTGCATGACTTTCCTAATTCACTACATAAGAAATGATCGATTAAAACCAAAGCACACTACCCCTACCTGTTAGTGAAAGAAGACGGGATAATGAAATCTAGCATCAACAAAATGAGAAAGGAGAAACATTTGCTACACTTGTTCGCAGTTTCCCAGGTCAGCAATATAAGGTCAAGAATAGacgagaaatggcctcatttgctcaaatccacACACTGTCGTGGAAACCAAAGCCTCAATCCACCGTTACGTGGAATTCCTCGATTACTTCATatttcctggttcagcccagttgATACGTCATCCTGTGAATACCATAATGTTCTACTTGGCTGTCTaccatacacgcctctcaccctcccataaCTGAAAAggatccttccctccatcctgcAATCACTTTCTTGGTCTCCCCTACCCCTAGTTACTCCCCACTTCCGACATGTATTACTTTTCACTCAATTCCTCTTCGCTAATCTTCGccgtatgtccaaaacatttcggcacaccctggtcagctctcacAATCATACTCCAGTTTTTGAGACGGATTTCTTTTAAGCAATCCCTCCATATACAATCAACACTATTCCCAATATATATTGTTCTCTGGCATTTCCTTACCAACACCTACACACTCTTCCATCTTTTAGATCAAGGTTCCAGAACTCGTACACCCTAAAAACACTGTCTAGACTAATGCATCATCAAACTTACGCTTGTCTCTACAAGCGGTGACCTCCCTCAGACGTACATGAATAACCCAGCACTTTTATTCCCTCTCCTAAACTATGATTCACGAAAGTCCCCGTAGCTCCATCCACTACTATGTTCACGTCTATATAACTTATAAGCACACATCTTCTTCCTGGTTCTTGCCATTCAGACTCATAATACTCAAACGAACATGTCTACCACTTCCAACTAAATTTCGATATTATTCTGTTCACGTTCACTctaaacttcttcctttcacaaccGTACCAAATTCACACACACGCTTCTACAGGTGTTTCTTTGACTTTACGACTAGAGCCATGTCATCTACAAGCGGCTATTAATCCACCTCCTAGGTTCTAAACATCCTAAGTTCATTGTAAACGCGtccttctctccaagacactatatttacctcccttacccttaccaccctggccatggagacataacacacccatgACGCAGATCCACTTTCATTTGGAGTAAATCAACGTTCCTCCCAACTTGTTCGCAGAGACATGCATTACTTTCAAAATGAAAAGGAAACTCCTCAGTGCATCTAATAATACTCCTTCCAATTCATTTATTCGTGGCCCTTACCACGAGACCTCTATGTCTCATACGATTGCTCGCAGACCATATATACTACATACATGTCGCATGTTCTCGACCAGTTCAGTAACACTGCTTCTCCTCGGTTTCATGCTCGgtccacaccccaacaccacaccagataTACTTGAAATACTTGTATATATCAGATATAGTAATgttgatcataataatgataatgataacaataatgataacaataatagtagtaataataataataataataataataataattattattataataataataataataataataataataataataataataataataataataatgataataataacaataataataatgataataataatagaataaataataataacaataataatggaaataagacttttttttattcttcaccaaaaaaaaaaatatggcctaGATATGTCCATCAGATATATCCTAGTTTCTAGCATCTCAAACTCTCAAACAGATGGTAGTGGTTCGAATCTTACTGTCAGAAGGGCATCGTATGTTTTTGACAGGGCAGGATTATtcccaaatgtatatatatatattcattttttttcattttgctttgtcgctgtctcccgcgtttgcgaggtagcgcaaggaaacacacgaaagaaatggcccaacacacccccatacacatgtatatacatacacgtccacacacgcaaatatacatacccatacatctcaatgtacacatatgtatacacacacagacacatacatatatacacatgcacacaattcacactgtctgcctttattcattcccatcaccacctcgcaacacatggaataacatcccctccccctcatgttcgaggtagcgctagaaaaagacaacataggccccattcgttcacactcagtctctagctgtcattcaataatgcccaaaaccacagctccctttccacatccaggccccacagaactttccatggtttaccccagatgtttcacatgccctgattcaatccattgacagcacgtcgaccccggtataccacatcgatccaattcactctaatccttgcccgcctttcaccctcctgcatgtttaggccccgatcactcaaaatctttttcacttcatctttccaccttcaatttggtctcccacttctcctcgttccctccacctccagcacatatatcccagtgaaaaagattttgagtgatcggggcctgaacatgcaggagggtgaaaggcgggcaaggaatagagtgaattagatcgatgtggtataccggggttgacttgctgtcagtggattgaatcagggcatgtgaagcgtctggggtaaaccatagaaagttgtgtggggcctcgatgtggaaagggagctgtggtttcgggcattattgcatgacagctagagactgagtgtgaacgaatgaggcctttgttgtcttttcctagcgctacctcgcacacatgagggggagggggatggtattccatttgtgacgaggtggcgatgggaatgataaaaggcagacagtgtgaattgtgtgcatgggtatatatgtatgtgtctgtgtgtgtatatatatatgtgtacattgagatgtataggtatgtatatttgcgtgtgtggacgtgtatgtatatacatgtgtatgggggtgggttgggccatttctttcgtctgtttccttgcgctacctcgcaaacgcgggagacaacgacaaagcaaaatgaaataaataataatataatatatatatatatatatatatatatatatatatatatatatatatatatatatatatatatatatatatatatatgaatatatatatatatatatatatatatatatatatatatatatatatatatatatatatatatatatatatatatatgaatatatatatatatatatatatatatatatatatatatatatatatatatatatatatatatatatatatatatatatagcggggggctggaaatcctcccctctcgtttatttttttttcaattttccaaaagagggaacagagaagggggccaggtgaggatattccccaaaggcccagtcctctgttcttaacgctacctcgctaacgcgggaaatggtgaatagtttgaagaaaaaaaaaaaaaaaaaaatatatatatatatatatatatatatatatatatatataaatatagctgtatatatatatatatatatatatatatatatatatatatatatatatatatatatatatatatatatatatatatatataaatatagctctatatatatatatatatatatatatatatatatatatatatatatatatatatatatatatatatatatatatatatattttttttttttttttttttccaaaagagggaacagagaattgcgccaggtgagggtattccctcaaaggcccagtcctctgttcttaacgctacctcgctaatgcgggaaatggcgaatagtttgaaagaaaaagaaagaaatatatataaatatatctatatatatatatgtatatatatatatatatatatatatatatatatatatatatatatatatatatatatatatatatatatatatatatatatatatatatatatatatatatatatgaatgttggggtgaagaggttggtgagagtaagtgagcttgagaaggagacttgtgtgaggaagtaccaggagagactgagtacagaatggaaaaaggtgagaacaatggaagtaaggggagtgggggaggaatgggatgtatttagggaatcagtgacggattgcgcaaaagatgcttgtggcatgagaagcgtgggaggtgggttgatgagaaagggtagtgagtggtgggatgaagaagtaagattattagtgaaagagaagagagaggcatttggacgatttttgcagggataaaatgcaattgagtgggagatgtattaaagaaagagacaggaggtcaagaaaaaggtgcaagaggtgaaaaagagggcaaatgagagttggggtgagagagtatcattgaattttagggagaataaaaagatgttctggaaggaggtaaacaaagtgcgtaagacaagggagcaaatgggaacttcagtgaagggcgctaatggggaggtgataacaagtagtggtgatgtgagaaggagatggagtgagtattttgaaggtttgttgaatgtatttaatgatagagtggcagatatagggtgtcttggtcgaggtgttgtgcaaagtgagagggttagggaaaatgatttggtaaacagaaaagaggtagtaaaagctttgcggaagatgaaagccggcaaggcagcaggtttggatggtattgcagtggaatttattaaaaaagggggtgactgtattgttgactggttggtaaggttatttaatgtatgtatgactcatggtgaggtgcctgaggattggtggaatgcgtggatagtgccattgtacaaaggcaaaggggataagagtgagtgctcaaattacagaggtataagtttgttgagtattcctggtaaattatatgggagggtattgattgagagggtgaaggcatgtacagagcatcagatttgggaagagcagtgtggtttcagaagtggtagaggatgtgtggatcaggtgtttgctttgaagaatgtatgtgagaaatacttagaaaagcaaaaggatttgtatgtagcatttatggatctggagaaggcatatgatagagttgatagagatgctctgtgaaaggtattaagaatatatggtgtgggaggcaagttgttagaagcagtgaaaagtttttatcaaggatgtaaggcatgtgtgcgtgtaggaagagaggaaagtgattggttctcagtgaatgtaggtttgcggcaggggtgtgtgatgtctccatggttgtttaatttgtttatggatcttgttgttagggaggtgaatgcaagagttttggaaagaggggcaagaatgaagtctgttgtggatgagagagcttgggaagtgagtcagttgttgttcgctgatgatacagcgctggtggctgattcatgtgagaaactgcagaagctggtgactgagtttggtaaagtgtgtgaaagaagaaagttaagagtaaatgtgagtaagagcaaggttattaggtatggtagggttgagggtcaagtcaattgggatgtaagtttgaatggagaaaaactggaggaagtaaagtgtgttagatatctgggagtggatctggcagcggatggaaccagggaagcggaagtgaatcatagggtgggggaggtggcgaaaatcctgggagccttgaagaatgtgtggaagtcgagaacattatctcggaaagcaaaaatgggtatgtttgaaggaatagtggttccaacaatgttgtgtggttgcgaggcgtgggctatggatagagttgtgcgcaggagggtggatgtgctggaaatgagatgtttgaggacaatgtgtggtgtgaggtggtttgatcgagtaagtaatgtaagggtaagggagatgtgtggaaataaaaagagcgtggttgagagagcagaagagggtgttttgaaatggtttgggcacatggagagaatgagtgattaaagattgaccaagaggatatatgtgtcggaggtggaggaaacgaggagaagtgggagaccaagattttgtgtgatcggggcctgaacatgcaggaggttgaaaggagggcaaggaatagagtgaattggatcgatgtggtataccggggttatcgtgctgtcactggattgaatcagggcatgtgaagcgtctggggtaaaccatggaaagttgtgtggggcctggatgtggaaagggagctggggtttcgggcattattgcgtgactgcgggagacagtgtgaacgaatggggcctttgttgtcttttccaagtgctacctcgcacacatgaggggggagggggatggtattccatgtgtggcgaggtggcgatgggaatgaataggggcagacagggtgagttgtgtgcatgggtatatatgtatgtgtctgtgtgtgtatatatatgtgtacattgagatgtataggtatgtatatttgcgtgtgtgggcgtgtgtgtgtgtacattgtgtatgggggtgggttgtgccatttctttcgtctgtttccttgcgctacctcgcaaacgcgggagacagcgacaaagcaaaacaaataaataaatatatatatatatatatatatatatatatatatatatatatatatatatatatatatatatatatagcttaaggGGATGGGCTTGACCAGTCCCTCAACTGCCTGTAACATCTTGGCTAACAAAAAAATAGTATATTGCACATTTATCAGGGCAGCACACCTTAACCTGTCAGGACCTCATAGTCAACATCACCGTTATAAACTCTCGTAATCCTTTTCTGACTCATTTGTTTCAGAATTCTTGTGATGGCGCTGCTTCGGAGTCACAAATTATCAAATACAGGCTATaacataataataaatataatgattgGAAATCACAAATTGACTAAGAGGTTCAAGTTGATTACATTAGTTACGTAAATGATTTCTATTAGGAGCTTTGTCCCAAAAATGGTATTGTTAACATAGACCGTATGATGACGTTTGACATCCCATGTAAAGGTCATATATACCGGGATCAAGTGAGGGTAACGTTGCTCACCTCTTCGACAAAAACCCAAGGTCCTGGAGACGCGGTAATTATTTTATATGTGTGGCCAAGAAATTGATGAAAAGGCGGGGTTGGTACGCCCCTTGAGGACCAATAGCTGAGGCGCCACCTGGAGTACGCCAACGCCGCTAACACCACAACGCTCACCAACAGCAACCACGTCTCCACGCCCATCCTGGAAGAAAAATTTTTTAAGACTATTGCCATTATGTAACTGATGTTCGTAAGTATTTCTTTCTTATGATCTTCCTTCTTTGTACATCCTCAAGTCccagagagtatatatatatatatatatatatatatatatatatatatatatatatatatatatatatatatatatatatatatatatatatacatatatatatatatatatatatatatatatatatatatata from Panulirus ornatus isolate Po-2019 chromosome 27, ASM3632096v1, whole genome shotgun sequence carries:
- the LOC139757576 gene encoding cytochrome P450 3A31-like, which codes for MGVETWLLLVSVVVLAALAYSRWRLSYWSSRGVPTPPFHQFLGHTYKIITASPGPWVFVEEAYTKYGGSSFCGIYEILTPVLMIGDPDILKHIFVKDFDHFTDRRTFKLPNEPDKLMNDMLSVKAGEDWKNLRNIMSPTFTSGKIRGMFPLICDNADVLVSFSLKQAATQPYVDLKDNFGRFTMDTIAICAFGIECNSFEDQNAEFAKIASTFFAFPATKIIKMMVSLNFPTLSRILNLNLNPSETIFFKEVVEETIAARLKGHSRGDFLDLLLETRASLDSSSNKRKLLDNRSLVAQGVMFLVAGYDTTASTLAFSSYLLAKNPKEQQRLRQELQEMVQNHGDITYQGIMEAKFFDACLMETLRLYPVIPQVERACTKTYRIPGTDLVLSPGNIVIVPVWSLHHDPRYWPEPEQFRPDRFMPENRGNIKQFTHIPFGMGPRNCLAMRFALMETKVALAKMILAADLQLSPGYEEIELEFGFGVIRPKKGVKLALTPLNKE